CTGACACAAAATGAATATCCATTTCTTTGTGATGATGGTACCGAAGTTCATTGGCACTTCCTGTGGTTTGAAAACTCAAATTTCTCCTCCCAATCCCTTTATCCAAATCACATCAGTGAATGCATGAGCCACCGTTCTATATTTGGACTTAGTTTTAGAAGAAGCAACACGTAGCTTCTTCATTACATGACCAAGACAACAAATTTGGCCTCATGAATAATACAAAATCCAGATTTGGAGCACTGAAATTTTCTACCAATATCAGAATAAGCTTGAAGAAGAAATTGAGATGTAGGTTAATATTATAGTGTAAAGTGCCTTGAAAATAATGAAGAATGGACTTTGTCATAGGAAGATTTGACTTATATGGGTTGATGCATGAATTGAGAAACCAGGTTGATATAACGAGCTAAATTAAGCCTCGTAAATATGAGATAGTGCAACAACGTTGCTCCTATTATCTCTAGGATCATTCAATGGTGAACCATCAAATTGACTTAATTATCTTAGTAACATCCATGTGTGCTGTTGTTAGATTTGTTGCATACTTGTGTTGACATAAGAACAATGCATTATAAGAAAATATGCATAAATCAATCTTTGATCGCAAACTCTTTTGCTGATGTACAATTAAAGAACTGACAACTTACTCCTATCAGCATTAAGAAACAGAACTGATTACATTGGATCGAAAACCAGATGCAAATAGATAATTGATGAATTCTTGAAACCCGGACTTGGGTGGTTTCTTGAAAGCACACAATGCCTTCTTTAACTGGCAAACTTGACTAGGAAATAAAAAGTGCACAAATCTTGGTGACTGTAAATTGGTTATTTTGAAACATCATTTAAGAATGCATTTTCAACATCAAGTAACCTCTCTGGCCAATTCAAGAAATAGCAGCACTAAGAACAGTACAAATAGTGATGGGTTtaatcatggtatgcaatttcaaatAGCACTATCCGGTACAGATGGTACGTACTGGTCTGACGGCATATCAGTACGCAGACTGTCTGTCAttggacggaacgtgctacagttctacactgtagcattgctacagtactatagtaagaggaagaaatatttaaaaccactCAGGACGCCCTGGTGTATCACTCGGTATGCCcttgtgtaccgagcggtacacggtACCGTACTGtaacgagccaacctcgaaacatcggtacggtacagtattgcataccttgggttTAACCATTGAATCGAAATTTCATTAATTTTAGGTCATGTTTCTTAGCTTCTGTGCAACTTGTCAAAGTTACAACTAAAGCTTTTTATAGAAGTGACTTCACAATAATGTTACAAGTTAGTAGTCTAACACCAACTATTCTTATGTTTCTTAGATCTATGTTTTGAAAATTTacaataaatcaaaatatttcaCAGAAAATGTGACTCTTTACATGTTCTGGCAAAGGGTCAgttagagacaatatgaaaattaAACTACTGCGATATATTGATTTATTGAATCCACTCCAGAAAACTAGATCTAGATTGAAAATAATCTATTCCCtgcttttattatcaaaataaatactTTAATATTGTGAAGATCATGAGGACAATAATCTGTTTCATGAATTATATAGTACTGATGTGATGACATGATATGACTTATGCTGTTCTCTAGGGCCACAGGGGATGATGATGTTACCTTAAAGATCTTGTATTGTGGAATATGCCATACAGACCTTCACACTATCGAGAATGACTGGGGAAATGCCATGTACCCCGTGGTCCCAGGGTACAAATCTTACTTAGCtgtgtttttttttcatttgcatTTCCAATTCCAGCAAATTTTTATTCGAGTGGTCCATTGTTTGGTATTGCTTCTTTCATGCCTTGTGTGTACGACTCTTTGGTCTTGACACCAAGCATTTCAGATCTGATCTGCTAGATTCAGCTGCAGAATTGAATTTAGTGCACTAACTATTGATCTAAGCTTTGATCATTTGTACCACTGGTGTCAAGTTCAGGAACAAAACAGTATATCTTACCTAGTTGCAGGGTTGTATGTCAGCTTTCCTCCTtccacaaggtttgaaaccttctTTTTAGTGCATAAAACCTTAGCTTAATGTGCACCTACTTAAGAGCAGTAACGAAATACGTTCTTTATGTAACATTttctgtatcatgtcattcaataaGGAAATGGGACTTCTTTCTGTGATTTATTGTGTTTCTGCAGTTTCAGTAAATAACCTCCTAACAAATTTGGGATGGTGCAGATATATTCTGTGTAGTTAACTGCAGAATATAGATAAGCTCTTGCACCATATAATTCTGCCTATGCTACATGGATTTACCACCCATATTGGGCGTTTCTGTTCATACTATTTTTAACACATGTTCTTTGAACAATGCACTCACAAAACTGGATGTTTTCATTTGCTCTCAATCAATTGGTGACCAGTCTGATCTTCTAAAGAATATGCTCTGGTAATAGACTCTTGCAAGGATTTCTGAATTTGTTATTTTGCACAGACATGAGATCGTGGGAACTGTCATTGATGTTGGGCGCAATGTCCAGAAGTTCAAAGTTGGTGATAAAGTTGGTGTTGGCTACATGGTCGGCTCTTGTGGTTCTTGTGAAAGTTGCAGTGAGGAATATGAAAACCATTGCTTCAAAATGATAACAACATCCAATGGTGTCTACCATGATGGGGCAACAACCTATGGAGGATTCTCAGATATGATAGTTGTCAATGAGCATTTTGCAGTACATATTCCTGATAACCTGCCCCTGGAAAAAACTGCACCATTGTTGTGTGCCGGAGTTACAGTATATAGCCCAATGAAACACTTTGGTCTCAATGAGCCTGGAAAGCACTTAGGAGTCGTAGGGCTTGGTGGGCTTGGCCATGTCGCTGTGAAGTTTGGCAAGGCTTATGGTATGAAAGTTACGGTGATTAGCACATCGCGGAACAAGGAACAGGAAGCAATCCAGCACTTAGGAGCTGACTCATTTTTGGTGAGCAGTGATCCTGACCAAATGAAGGTAAAATGCATTATAAACACAGGAATAAATTGGATAGATAAGTATCTTCTTTTAGTTACAAACTTACAAATTTTTTCTTATGGTTTTTGGGTGGCATAGGCTGCCACTGGCACTATGGACGGCATCATTGATACAGTCTCTGCCTTTCATCCAATTGCACCCTTGCTCTTCCTGTTGAAGGCTCGTGGAAGGATGATCCTGGTGGGAGCACCAAACAAGCCACTGGAGCTACCATCCTTCTGCTTAATCCAGGGTATGCATCTATTATCCTTTTACAGAACAGCTTCTAAAGTACTTTTTTGTGGCCTGGATCAGATGGTTTGCAGATATCTTTCTCTTGATATTGTCAGGAGGGAGGATGTTGGCTGGAGGTAGTGTTGGTGGAATGAAGGATACCCAAGAAATGATAGATTTTGCCGGGAAGCACAACATAACTGCAGAAGTTGAGGTTGTCGGAATGGACTATGTCAACACTGCCATGGTGAGACTTGCCAAGGGTGATGTCAGATATCGATTCGTCATTGATGTAGCAAACACTCTCACTACTGCCTAGAACTCTTAAGCATCTTCATGACTAGATATGTTATTGAATATGAGTGCTGCTGCTTGTTCTTGTGTATTGTTTAAGGTTCTTAGAATAACAATTTGAATCTTCAAACTGAAAGCACTCTTCCCATGCTTTTGGGATAAATGTTTGTATTTGTTAATTTGGATACTGTGTGTTGTCTTTGTTCTTAATATGAACTGAAAACTTGCCTGCtgctatatatatacatgaatacaAAGAGAGATGTGTTCAtttattaaaaagaaagaaaactataCTGGAAAGGAATTTAATGCACATCATAATAATCCATCCACTCCATTGCAGGCACCAAATATGTTTGACATGTGTTGAATTATCAACTGcacctttttttttccctcccACTGCAACATTAGCATTGACTTCCTCGGATGGTGAGGGGTTGTCAAGATCAGATGCATAAACACAAGTAATTTGTAGGATAATTTTGTGTGCATCAAGACCATATTGCTGAAGTAGTTTACTTTTTATCTCCTTTGTCTACTGGATAGTACTGTATTTATGTTCCTGTCTTGTGTCTTGAATCTAACTGATACTAAAAATTTAGCCTGAAACAAGTTGGTTAGAAGAACTTTCATGTAATATTAACTATTCTGTAACTCCATCTGTATGATTTGAGCTTCCACCTTAGGTtaaatcaactatcaaagagtactttttgttttgttttgaatTTATCACTAGTGACCTATGTACTATATAATATTTGGGGGGTTTATGATCAAAATATCacaactgatatatatatatatatatatatatatatatatatatatatatatatatatatatatatatatatatatcattttttatttataatcatataaaaaatttaattggtCTTACCTAAATCATGCAACACCCTTATGTATCAGTGTACAAAATGTTAATATTCTTAAAATCTTTTATGATCCCTTAAGATTATGTAAAAGAGAAGACGAGTTTGAGGAAACGTTCAACTTGAGATCTGCAAATAATCATTTCAGCAAATAATTGACAAATAATGCAATTAAAATTATAGACTTCCCAACGGTTATACAATAAATGGTCCAAATTAATCTATCAAGATAAAAAATACTCATAAGTGCCCACATGATGATGCTGTAGAATCAGACAGGAAATCAATATTGGACACTACCCTAAAAGTTCCAGGCATATGCCACTTAGGTATTTTCTATATGTTATGTTGGTTGACACTTTGCACCATTTTATGAAGATAAAATATTCTACTATTTAGATAATTTATttctaaataattttatttctaaacTTTTGTTTATCAATAAAAACTAATGAAAATGGGATTGCTGGTACGTGCAAGAGGATATCACATGTACATCTATTAATATGCATGCATGTCTGCAGTTGACAGTTTGCACCGATAGATGGTTTGAAGTTTTATgtgatatcaaaatcattttctgtTTCTACGTAACTTTTTAGAATTAGCAAACCTTTGATCAGTGTAACTTAATTGATGTATTCTTTCTCATCCATCTGACAATCCTGCTAATCTTGTGGTTCCTACTTTCCTTAATGGAGACAATTGTAGCACTTGGCGTTGACCTATCAAGATGGATCTATCTGTTAAATACGAGCTTGTTTTTTTGGATGGTATTATTTATCACTCTCATTCATATTCCACTGAAGTCGTACCTTCGTCTTGCAGCAACATTACGAAGCTTTTCATGGCGTTTGATATATCAAACTTTCATAGATGAATTTATTAGATTACCATCAGACTAATGTTTTAGGTATAACAAAAGATGTTTTCACCTTCTCCACTATCTTGAAAAAGTCATGTGGTTGCTTGTGGGTTTTGGTGACATATTTGTCTACTAGAAGCTAAGTTCTTTTGATGTGTAACTCATCTTCATCTAACAAGGCTTACAAGCTTGTATTTGCGGAATAACATCAATGTGTGCTCTGCATATCACCCACTCCAAATGTTGCTACGTCTGTCAAGCACAAGTTTAGCCACCAAAAATTCTACTACTGCTGCTGGATTTCAGTATGAACATTGTGGCAAATTAGGACACTCAAAAAGTCATTGCTATTCTCTTCGTGGCTATCCACCATAAAGTGTTAAGAATGTGCAATCTACTACTCTTGCACTAAAAATATATTCTTCCTCT
This genomic stretch from Musa acuminata AAA Group cultivar baxijiao chromosome BXJ3-9, Cavendish_Baxijiao_AAA, whole genome shotgun sequence harbors:
- the CAD1 gene encoding probable mannitol dehydrogenase isoform X1 is translated as MLPQLLQYTERQLEMEKQPQVAFGWAARDASRVLAPFSFSRRATGDDDVTLKILYCGICHTDLHTIENDWGNAMYPVVPGHEIVGTVIDVGRNVQKFKVGDKVGVGYMVGSCGSCESCSEEYENHCFKMITTSNGVYHDGATTYGGFSDMIVVNEHFAVHIPDNLPLEKTAPLLCAGVTVYSPMKHFGLNEPGKHLGVVGLGGLGHVAVKFGKAYGMKVTVISTSRNKEQEAIQHLGADSFLVSSDPDQMKAATGTMDGIIDTVSAFHPIAPLLFLLKARGRMILVGAPNKPLELPSFCLIQGGRMLAGGSVGGMKDTQEMIDFAGKHNITAEVEVVGMDYVNTAMVRLAKGDVRYRFVIDVANTLTTA
- the CAD1 gene encoding probable mannitol dehydrogenase isoform X2; the encoded protein is MLPQLLQYTERQLEMEKQPQVAFGWAARDASRVLAPFSFSRRHEIVGTVIDVGRNVQKFKVGDKVGVGYMVGSCGSCESCSEEYENHCFKMITTSNGVYHDGATTYGGFSDMIVVNEHFAVHIPDNLPLEKTAPLLCAGVTVYSPMKHFGLNEPGKHLGVVGLGGLGHVAVKFGKAYGMKVTVISTSRNKEQEAIQHLGADSFLVSSDPDQMKAATGTMDGIIDTVSAFHPIAPLLFLLKARGRMILVGAPNKPLELPSFCLIQGGRMLAGGSVGGMKDTQEMIDFAGKHNITAEVEVVGMDYVNTAMVRLAKGDVRYRFVIDVANTLTTA